TGGCCATGTTTTCGGACAAAGGAGTTTTGCCGAACCACGTTCAGCTTTGGCGTCATCAAGGGTGGGGGATCTTTTCCATCGTCAATGCGTTTTCCACGGCGCCGGAGCTTTGGGCATTATGGTTTGTCATGCTTTGCTCGTTCCTTTGTGTCCTCGTGGGATACAAGACGCGCATTGCACAGATCGTATCGGCCGTCTTCGTCTGGGGCCTCAATGGGCGGGTGATCCTCATCGAAAACGGCGGCTACGTCGTTTACAGCTTGCTCCTGATGTGGACGTGCTTTTTGCCGCTGGGGGACAGGTTTTCGATCGATGGCCTCCTTGCATCGATGCGTCGGCGAAAAGAAGCGAATGCAGATGAATTGAACGACCGCACGGGCGTGATCGAACCGCACCTCGAAAAGCCGCACGTGTCGCTGGCGATGGCGGCCATACTCTTGCAAATCAGCGCCATTTATTACTTCAACGTCATTCACAAGACGGGCGGTGCGTGGAAAAACGGCACGGCGGTTCATTACGTTCTTTATGTCGATCGCATGGTGACGCCCATCGTCGCCCTCGTGCGGGATTTCGTTCCGCCGATACTCATCCTCGTGGCGACGAAATTCGTGCTCGCGTCCGAGGCGGCAATCCCCATATGTCTTGCGTCGCCGCTCGGGAGAACCTGGGCGCGTCGAATTGCCGCGACGCTCATGTGCATTTTGCACATCGGATTTGGAACCACGTTCGTGCTCGGACCGTTTGCGTGGTCTTTGTGCGTTTTTTCGACGCTCCTCTTCACGACGGACGATTGGAACCTCGCTGTCCGCACCATGCGTCGCACGCATCGCGCTCGCGTCGTCGTTTTCAACGAATCGTCGGGCGCAGCGTTATGGGTTTGTCGCTTGCTGAAGCGGCTCGATCGTTACGAGCTGCTCACGTATCGCGCCGAAGCGGGGCTCGATGAAGGCATTGTGGTCGAGCGTCCGACGGGCGGCCGCGTGCTGCATCATTCCGCGGCGCTTGCCGACATCCTTGCAGCGCTGCCCCTCGGGCCGGCGATTGCGTGGAAATATCGATTGCCTGGCATTTCGCACCTCGTCGATGCCGTGTGGAAAGCATTGGCTCGGCGTCAGGTTTCCCGTGCGTTTGGATTGCGCGCGCCGAAAGCGGGATCGCCCATTGATGAAGTGTCTCCGATTCGCAACAAGGGGCGTCGGTTTCTCGCGGGCGTGCGCGAGCTGCTCGTGGCCACGATGCTCGCCGCGGTCATCAACCAAGCGCTTTTGGACCTATGGTCCACGAAAAACCTCTACAAATGGCCCCATCTGGAACCATTTCGGACGATCACGCTGAAATTCCGGTTTTCGCAAGGTTGGTACATGTTTTCGCCCAATCCGGTCATGGACGACGGAACGCTCGTCGTCGAGGCGAAGACCATCGATGGTCGGCTCATCGATCCTTTCACGGGCAAACCACCCAATTTCGATCTGCTGAACGCCAAGAGCCTTCGGCTCAGCCAAATCTGGTGCGACTACTTCAACCGCATCCGCGAGACGACGAATCACACGCAATACCGCGAGGTGATGAAGGACTACATGCTGCGCTTGCCCGAGCGCACGGGGCGTGCCGAAGACGTGATCGTGTCGGGTGACGTGTACTGGATCCGGGACGTCAATCCGCCGTTCGGGAAGACGCAGTCTTACAAGTTCGAGAAACAGAAGCTTTTTTCGTTTGACAACCCAGCCGCGCGTCTTCGCGCCACGGCAGCTCCTTCGGGCGGCTGAACGTCGCCTGAACTTTTCGACTTGACTCGCGTGCTCCCGTCAGTAGAGTCCGCGGGTCTCGCAAGGGCCTGTAGCTCAGTTGGGAGAGCGCTAGAATCGCACTCTAGAGGTCGCAGGTTCGATCCCTGTCAGGTCCACCCGGTTACGAAATGCAGGCGCCGCTTCATCGGAACACGATGGCGGCGCTTGTTGCATTTGCTCACGAATTCAAGCTCGCGAGATGCGCACAGTCGTTGATGCACTTGATGCGCACGAGGCCGTCTGGTTGCCGTTCTGCGTGCTGGATCGAGCAGTTGTCGATTTGAAACACCATCGCCGGCGGAGCGTCGGGCGGGGTGCTCATCAAGCTGTAGAGCAGGTGATTGATCGCGACGCCGTGGCTCACGAGCACCACGCGGCCGCTTGATCGGCTTTCGAAAAGCCGCGCGAGAAATCCGCTCATGCGA
This window of the Polyangiaceae bacterium genome carries:
- a CDS encoding HTTM domain-containing protein — encoded protein: MSAAAGDEQERAVESAEESGSAAAADDGNAGPVGFFPSLIYHLQGFWLIIRDVYFSVDRRTLGFSRILLGFLLVTDLFRRTPDWLAMFSDKGVLPNHVQLWRHQGWGIFSIVNAFSTAPELWALWFVMLCSFLCVLVGYKTRIAQIVSAVFVWGLNGRVILIENGGYVVYSLLLMWTCFLPLGDRFSIDGLLASMRRRKEANADELNDRTGVIEPHLEKPHVSLAMAAILLQISAIYYFNVIHKTGGAWKNGTAVHYVLYVDRMVTPIVALVRDFVPPILILVATKFVLASEAAIPICLASPLGRTWARRIAATLMCILHIGFGTTFVLGPFAWSLCVFSTLLFTTDDWNLAVRTMRRTHRARVVVFNESSGAALWVCRLLKRLDRYELLTYRAEAGLDEGIVVERPTGGRVLHHSAALADILAALPLGPAIAWKYRLPGISHLVDAVWKALARRQVSRAFGLRAPKAGSPIDEVSPIRNKGRRFLAGVRELLVATMLAAVINQALLDLWSTKNLYKWPHLEPFRTITLKFRFSQGWYMFSPNPVMDDGTLVVEAKTIDGRLIDPFTGKPPNFDLLNAKSLRLSQIWCDYFNRIRETTNHTQYREVMKDYMLRLPERTGRAEDVIVSGDVYWIRDVNPPFGKTQSYKFEKQKLFSFDNPAARLRATAAPSGG